A window of Malania oleifera isolate guangnan ecotype guangnan chromosome 5, ASM2987363v1, whole genome shotgun sequence contains these coding sequences:
- the LOC131154976 gene encoding sugar transporter ERD6-like 7 isoform X2 — protein sequence MAIKQDLESGEQGVQEQITEPLIQQEKSLANKGDGFGSDQTGKSSQQQVRMVYLSTFVAVCGSFEFGSCAGYSSPTQTAIREDLNLSLAEYSLFGSILTFGAMIGAITSGPIADFIGRKGGLRVATAFCVAGWLAIYFAKGAWPLDIGRLATGYGMGVFSYVVMICAGVSVAFIIGTVLTWRALALTGLVPCFVLLVGLFLIPESPRWLAKTGHQKEFEAALQKLRGKDADISEELNEIKDYIETLQSLPKAKILDLFQRRYLLSVTIGVGLMVFQQFGGINGICFYVSSIFESAGFSSNIGTITYACLQVVVTVLGATLIDRTGRKPLLLISASGLVIGCVLTGIAFYMKVHELSLKAVPALAVTGILVYIGFFSLGMGAVPWVIMSEIFPINVKGVAGSIATLVNWFGAWTISYTYNFLISWSSYGTFALYAVINALAILFVIVVVPETKGRTLEQLQAAINK from the exons ATGGCCATCAAACAGGATCTAGAGAGTGGCGAGCAGGGTGTACAAGAACAGATAACAGAGCCACTCATACAGCAAGAGAAGAGCCTGGCTAACAAAGGAGATGGATTCGGTTCAGATCAGACCGGCAAAAGTAGCCAACAGCAAGTAAGGATGGTTTATCTCAGCACCTTTGTTGCAGTCTGCGGTTCATTTGAATTTGGATCCTGC GCAGGGTATTCATCACCTACTCAGACAGCTATCAGGGAAGATCTCAATCTCTCTCTTGCAGAG TACTCATTGTTTGGCTCCATTTTGACTTTTGGTGCAATGATTGGAGCGATAACGAGTGGACCGATTGCTGATTTCATTGGTCGGAAAGGG GGATTGAGAGTAGCTACAGCTTTCTGTGTTGCAGGATGGCTAGCAATTTACTTTGCTAAG GGAGCTTGGCCACTAGATATTGGAAGATTGGCAACGGGATACGGAATGGGAGTCTTTTCCTATGTG GTCATGATTTGTGCTGGGGTATCTGTTGCCTTCATAATAGGGACTGTTCTCACATGGAGAGCATTGGCATTAACTG GACTGGTCCCTTGCTTTGTACTACTTGTGGGTCTATTTCTAATTCCAGAGTCTCCGAGGTGGCTG GCGAAAACTGGACATCAAAAAGAGTTTGAAGCTGCACTGCAGAAACTTCGTGGCAAAGATGCTGACATATCTGAAGAGCTCAATGAAATTAAG GATTATATAGAAACACTCCAAAGCCTTCCGAAAGCCAAAATTTTGGATTTGTTCCAAAGAAGATATCTACTCTCAGTCACT ATAGGAGTTGGATTGATGGTCTTTCAACAATTTGGTGGAATCAACGGCATTTGTTTTTATGTTAGCAGTATTTTTGAGTCAGCAG GATTTTCTTCCAATATCGGGACTATAACATATGCTTGTCTTCAG GTTGTGGTTACCGTACTAGGTGCAACTTTGATAGACAGAACTGGAAGAAAACCCCTTCTCCTG ATTTCTGCATCAGGACTGGTTATTGGTTGCGTACTAACAGGGATTGCATTTTATATGAAG GTTCATGAATTATCACTCAAGGCAGTCCCTGCACTTGCTGTAACTGGCATACTG GTGTATATAGGGTTCTTTTCACTAGGAATGGGAGCAGTGCCTTGGGTTATAATGTCTGAG ATATTCCCCATAAATGTCAAAGGAGTAGCTGGAAGTATAGCAACTTTAGTGAACTGGTTTGGTGCATGGACAATATCCTACACTTACAACTTTCTTATATCATGGAGCTCTTATG GTACATTTGCTCTGTATGCTGTAATTAATGCACTGGCTATTTTGTTCGTGATCGTAGTAGTGCCTGAAACAAAGGGAAGAACCCTGGAACAACTTCAGGCTGCCATTAACAAATAG
- the LOC131154976 gene encoding sugar transporter ERD6-like 7 isoform X3: MAIKQDLESGEQGVQEQITEPLIQQEKSLANKGDGFGSDQTGKSSQQQVRMVYLSTFVAVCGSFEFGSCAGYSSPTQTAIREDLNLSLAEYSLFGSILTFGAMIGAITSGPIADFIGRKGGLRVATAFCVAGWLAIYFAKGAWPLDIGRLATGYGMGVFSYVVPVFIAEITPKNLRGALTAVNQVMICAGVSVAFIIGTVLTWRALALTGLVPCFVLLVGLFLIPESPRWLAKTGHQKEFEAALQKLRGKDADISEELNEIKDYIETLQSLPKAKILDLFQRRYLLSVTIGVGLMVFQQFGGINGICFYVSSIFESAGFSSNIGTITYACLQVVVTVLGATLIDRTGRKPLLLISASGLVIGCVLTGIAFYMKVHELSLKAVPALAVTGILGSFH, encoded by the exons ATGGCCATCAAACAGGATCTAGAGAGTGGCGAGCAGGGTGTACAAGAACAGATAACAGAGCCACTCATACAGCAAGAGAAGAGCCTGGCTAACAAAGGAGATGGATTCGGTTCAGATCAGACCGGCAAAAGTAGCCAACAGCAAGTAAGGATGGTTTATCTCAGCACCTTTGTTGCAGTCTGCGGTTCATTTGAATTTGGATCCTGC GCAGGGTATTCATCACCTACTCAGACAGCTATCAGGGAAGATCTCAATCTCTCTCTTGCAGAG TACTCATTGTTTGGCTCCATTTTGACTTTTGGTGCAATGATTGGAGCGATAACGAGTGGACCGATTGCTGATTTCATTGGTCGGAAAGGG GGATTGAGAGTAGCTACAGCTTTCTGTGTTGCAGGATGGCTAGCAATTTACTTTGCTAAG GGAGCTTGGCCACTAGATATTGGAAGATTGGCAACGGGATACGGAATGGGAGTCTTTTCCTATGTG GTACCCGTTTTTATTGCTGAAATTACACCCAAGAATCTCCGGGGAGCATTGACAGCCGTCAATCAG GTCATGATTTGTGCTGGGGTATCTGTTGCCTTCATAATAGGGACTGTTCTCACATGGAGAGCATTGGCATTAACTG GACTGGTCCCTTGCTTTGTACTACTTGTGGGTCTATTTCTAATTCCAGAGTCTCCGAGGTGGCTG GCGAAAACTGGACATCAAAAAGAGTTTGAAGCTGCACTGCAGAAACTTCGTGGCAAAGATGCTGACATATCTGAAGAGCTCAATGAAATTAAG GATTATATAGAAACACTCCAAAGCCTTCCGAAAGCCAAAATTTTGGATTTGTTCCAAAGAAGATATCTACTCTCAGTCACT ATAGGAGTTGGATTGATGGTCTTTCAACAATTTGGTGGAATCAACGGCATTTGTTTTTATGTTAGCAGTATTTTTGAGTCAGCAG GATTTTCTTCCAATATCGGGACTATAACATATGCTTGTCTTCAG GTTGTGGTTACCGTACTAGGTGCAACTTTGATAGACAGAACTGGAAGAAAACCCCTTCTCCTG ATTTCTGCATCAGGACTGGTTATTGGTTGCGTACTAACAGGGATTGCATTTTATATGAAG GTTCATGAATTATCACTCAAGGCAGTCCCTGCACTTGCTGTAACTGGCATACTG GGTTCTTTTCACTAG
- the LOC131154976 gene encoding sugar transporter ERD6-like 7 isoform X1, translated as MAIKQDLESGEQGVQEQITEPLIQQEKSLANKGDGFGSDQTGKSSQQQVRMVYLSTFVAVCGSFEFGSCAGYSSPTQTAIREDLNLSLAEYSLFGSILTFGAMIGAITSGPIADFIGRKGGLRVATAFCVAGWLAIYFAKGAWPLDIGRLATGYGMGVFSYVVPVFIAEITPKNLRGALTAVNQVMICAGVSVAFIIGTVLTWRALALTGLVPCFVLLVGLFLIPESPRWLAKTGHQKEFEAALQKLRGKDADISEELNEIKDYIETLQSLPKAKILDLFQRRYLLSVTIGVGLMVFQQFGGINGICFYVSSIFESAGFSSNIGTITYACLQVVVTVLGATLIDRTGRKPLLLISASGLVIGCVLTGIAFYMKVHELSLKAVPALAVTGILVYIGFFSLGMGAVPWVIMSEIFPINVKGVAGSIATLVNWFGAWTISYTYNFLISWSSYGTFALYAVINALAILFVIVVVPETKGRTLEQLQAAINK; from the exons ATGGCCATCAAACAGGATCTAGAGAGTGGCGAGCAGGGTGTACAAGAACAGATAACAGAGCCACTCATACAGCAAGAGAAGAGCCTGGCTAACAAAGGAGATGGATTCGGTTCAGATCAGACCGGCAAAAGTAGCCAACAGCAAGTAAGGATGGTTTATCTCAGCACCTTTGTTGCAGTCTGCGGTTCATTTGAATTTGGATCCTGC GCAGGGTATTCATCACCTACTCAGACAGCTATCAGGGAAGATCTCAATCTCTCTCTTGCAGAG TACTCATTGTTTGGCTCCATTTTGACTTTTGGTGCAATGATTGGAGCGATAACGAGTGGACCGATTGCTGATTTCATTGGTCGGAAAGGG GGATTGAGAGTAGCTACAGCTTTCTGTGTTGCAGGATGGCTAGCAATTTACTTTGCTAAG GGAGCTTGGCCACTAGATATTGGAAGATTGGCAACGGGATACGGAATGGGAGTCTTTTCCTATGTG GTACCCGTTTTTATTGCTGAAATTACACCCAAGAATCTCCGGGGAGCATTGACAGCCGTCAATCAG GTCATGATTTGTGCTGGGGTATCTGTTGCCTTCATAATAGGGACTGTTCTCACATGGAGAGCATTGGCATTAACTG GACTGGTCCCTTGCTTTGTACTACTTGTGGGTCTATTTCTAATTCCAGAGTCTCCGAGGTGGCTG GCGAAAACTGGACATCAAAAAGAGTTTGAAGCTGCACTGCAGAAACTTCGTGGCAAAGATGCTGACATATCTGAAGAGCTCAATGAAATTAAG GATTATATAGAAACACTCCAAAGCCTTCCGAAAGCCAAAATTTTGGATTTGTTCCAAAGAAGATATCTACTCTCAGTCACT ATAGGAGTTGGATTGATGGTCTTTCAACAATTTGGTGGAATCAACGGCATTTGTTTTTATGTTAGCAGTATTTTTGAGTCAGCAG GATTTTCTTCCAATATCGGGACTATAACATATGCTTGTCTTCAG GTTGTGGTTACCGTACTAGGTGCAACTTTGATAGACAGAACTGGAAGAAAACCCCTTCTCCTG ATTTCTGCATCAGGACTGGTTATTGGTTGCGTACTAACAGGGATTGCATTTTATATGAAG GTTCATGAATTATCACTCAAGGCAGTCCCTGCACTTGCTGTAACTGGCATACTG GTGTATATAGGGTTCTTTTCACTAGGAATGGGAGCAGTGCCTTGGGTTATAATGTCTGAG ATATTCCCCATAAATGTCAAAGGAGTAGCTGGAAGTATAGCAACTTTAGTGAACTGGTTTGGTGCATGGACAATATCCTACACTTACAACTTTCTTATATCATGGAGCTCTTATG GTACATTTGCTCTGTATGCTGTAATTAATGCACTGGCTATTTTGTTCGTGATCGTAGTAGTGCCTGAAACAAAGGGAAGAACCCTGGAACAACTTCAGGCTGCCATTAACAAATAG
- the LOC131154972 gene encoding probable indole-3-acetic acid-amido synthetase GH3.6 — MTDEEILNKLEESTKDAARLQLKTLFSILERNGGVRYLQPYLSDYRAPVDAVSYRSAVPLSCYDDYTDHINKMADDRDDRDQPLLSVDPLVCFFYSSGTSSMKSKMIPYFDSAPSKAASFLAHQGSNAILRRLFPPRPTVNKILCFIYSGNVRRTKGGYKVMAASAFPLHSNNANSSVFNYCVSPREVILGSDVQHQMYCHLLCGLRNCDFVDGLHAPYAIGLIRAFSLLEFKWEQLCEDLEHGFPSSEISDLTMRDSVIKALGGPQPDLSKRIRSICGEKEWVGILGKLWPNARYIKCVSTGSMEQYYPKLKYYAGELPILGGDYFASECCVAMNLKIIQPPKLTRFVMLPSAAYFEFLPFELNKPNDADEETVDFSGVEVGKTYEVVITTFRGLYRCRLGDIVRIVGFHNSSPEIEFVSRAPKSRNEIFTERALMSAMESFQAELRIVTMTEVIDFTSFFDLDLKPKQLKIFVEVREGSIFLQEEKLKESVVVLKRCCSSLEDGLQGIYQSMRGRSELGPLLLFIVEPGTFDRLLQVAIKNGAPASQYKPPKIIRNREIADFLEGSSVVTVCLDPLDG; from the exons ATGACGGACGAGGAGATTCTGAACAAGCTGGAGGAGTCGACCAAGGACGCCGCGCGCCTCCAGCTCAAAACTCTCTTCTCCATACTCGAACGCAACGGCGGCGTACGTTATCTCCAGCCCTACCTCAGTGACTACCGTGCGCCCGTCGACGCTGTGAGTTACCGGAGCGCCGTGCCGTTGTCTTGCTACGATGACTACACCGATCACATCAATAAGATGGCAGATGATCGCGACGATCGTGATCAGCCTCTTCTATCTGTTGATCCCCTCGTCTGTTTCTTCTACAG CTCTGGGACGAGTTCCATGAAGTCGAAAATGATTCCTTACTTTGATTCAGCACCTTCAAAGGCCGCCTCTTTCTTAGCTCACCAGGGCAGCAATGCAATTCTTCGGAG GTTGTTTCCTCCAAGGCCTACGGTCAATAAGATCCTTTGTTTTATCTACTCTGGTAATGTTAGAAGGACCAAAGGGGGATATAAGGTTATGGCTGCTTCTGCATTCCCTTTGCATAGCAATAATGCAAATTCATCTGTATTTAACTATTGTGTTAGTCCGCGTGAGGTCATTCTTGGATCGGATGTTCAGCATCAAATGTACTGCCACCTTCTTTGTGGCCTTAGAAACTGCGATTTTGTCGATGGGTTGCATGCACCATATGCAATTGGCTTAATTAGAGCATTCTCCCTGCTAGAGTTCAAGTGGGAGCAGCTCTGTGAGGATCTTGAACATGGATTTCCAAGTTCAGAGATTTCAGATCTCACTATGAGAGATTCTGTTATCAAGGCTCTTGGTGGACCTCAACCAGATCTGTCAAAGAGAATTCGATCAATTTGTGGAGAAAAGGAGTGGGTTGGAATCTTGGGTAAATTGTGGCCAAATGCTCGTTACATCAAGTGTGTCAGTACAGGAAGCATGGAGCAGTATTATCCGAAGCTTAAGTACTATGCAGGAGAGTTGCCAATCCTAGGTGGAGACTACTTTGCTTCAGAATGTTGTGTGGCCATGAACTTGAAAATTATTCAACCTCCAAAACTGACCCGGTTTGTTATGCTTCCGTCTGCGGCTTATTTCGAATTTCTCCCGTTTGAATTGAACAAACCCAATGACGCGGATGAAGAAACAGTAGATTTTTCTGGTGTTGAAGTGGGAAAGACTTACGAGGTGGTTATAACTACTTTTAGAGGACTTTACCGATGCCGTTTGGGGGATATTGTGAGAATTGTTGGTTTCCATAATTCATCTCCAGAAATAGAGTTTGTTTCAAGAGCTCCTAAAAGTCGTAATGAGATATTTACTGAGAGAGCATTGATGTCTGCCATGGAAAGTTTCCAAGCTGAGCTGAGAATAGTTACCATGACAGAAGTAATTGATTTCACTAGTTTCTTTGATTTGGACTTGAAACCAAAGCAGTTGAAGATTTTTGTAGAAGTCAGGGAGGGAAGCATATTTCTTCAGGAGGAGAAGTTGAAGGAATCGGTTGTAGTTCTTAAAAGGTGTTGCTCCTCTCTTGAGGATGGGTTGCAGGGCATTTATCAATCAATGAGGGGCAGAAGTGAACTTGGGCCACTATTGTTGTTTATTGTAGAGCCTGGTACATTTGATAGGTTACTACAAGTAGCCATTAAGAATGGAGCGCCAGCTAGTCAATATAAACCACCCAAAATTATAAGAAATCGCGAGATTGCTGATTTCTTGGAAGGATCTTCAGTTGTCACTGTATGTCTAGATCCTTTGGATGGTTAA